The Colletes latitarsis isolate SP2378_abdomen chromosome 1, iyColLati1, whole genome shotgun sequence genomic interval TCCCCTAACCGACGTATGGCAGATCATCAATATTACAAAACGATTGGACGCCAGTGAGCAAGGTATTGACAAGGTACAATTTCAAAGTTTCAGTTGCCCCTTAATTCCCATGCAGTTAAACGTACAATAAATAATGATCAATAATAGGTACAAGTATTATTTAATCCCCGTATAATGATATATAAATACCTTGACAAACTCTGGAGTCcaaatttttactttcaaagaatgttaattaaaaattaaaacaaatataaaaataagaaaacataAGAAAAGATATTTGAGGCCAGGAGAAACTGTACACCAGGGACTTGTTTTTCCTATATATTTGTTATCGTAtaatatcacagacgaggtacagGATAGGCTATGTATCTTATGGAAATTGACGTCACACTGTTATATAACCGGTCGAACTACTGAAATCAGTAAATTTACAGAAAGTAAAAAAGTCTGTTTTActaaactaacctagcgaagaaactctatatttatgatgacctatgcaaggcggatcgcagccaatttgctaatattatttagtttttaattaataattgtattatcCAGCTAAGAATGATACGATTAttgattaaacgctaaataatattacccagatctcaccacgtggaggttgctgcgaatggagatccaccctaaccgaatcccatccaccctccattaataaagagcttctgtgaccaacgatcgttggtcgaggaagcaacaagcgaaagtgcaaccaatgaaaggtgcacaaccaacgaagagagtattTGAAACAAAACGAGAGTTTCTATTCAAATAGAACCCTGCCTGTTGATCGAAGAAGCAATAAACGGAAATGCAACCAACGAAGGAAACAACCAACAAAAGAATTTTCTGAGAAAGAATTTGCCTGTAAATGCTCATCAACAAAACAACAAAATATAGCCTGCCTAATAGAATAGCTAATACAGACAACTAAACTCCTGCCTAACCATAAATCTAAATTAATATACATCCTACCTATCtgattatttaacaaaatacattcAAATATGTACCTCTTTGATGTTTCTGATGTATTTTCTGTTTATCCCACGATGATTTCCTGAAACACAAATAAAACaatatgaaacaaaattgtaaCAATACTTAATTCTTACTTCTGTAAACCTAGAACTTCCATAGGAATATGCCCTGTAACAGAAATTTAATAGATTAGAAAtagaacaaacaaaaatttgacaTTCGTAAACCTACagatactacaactacaggcaagtgcagtgacaaagtgaaaatagtacataatatatgttactttgattctacaatgtattcgtcgcgaaatatcttcttgcacgtaaatctaatgatatattttaataaataaagaaaggCTTTGGTTATCTTCGATATCGAAGATACCCAAAGTCGTAAAATCAATCGTGAAAGTGaatttaattactgaaaaatataaagaacaatCGGAAACTACAAATTTGACACTAATTTCAAGATGAATATAATTACAAGTAAAAGATATTAGAATGATGACTCTACTTTCGATCGACGGtacgatatttgtcatactaaaAATCGCGGCGTGCAAAAACATCGCACGCTTAAAtaaaacgcgacgcgacgcgacgcgtgctCATAGCGTGCAGTGAGTGTGGGTATCAAATTGATCCCCCCCGGCCTTGATTATCAGAAAAGCAAGTCACGGTTGAAACTGGTCACTCTACTTCTCTACGTACACCGCCGGGTCCCAGAGAACACACGATTACAAAGGGACCCGACTTAGTACTGAGAAAGGACCTGAATCAAGACCTCTCGACGTCGGTTATGCTCTTTTCCGGATAAAGAGGAGAATAATCCCTCCGCCAAGGCCCCACTTAAGCTGAACCAAGCTGCACCGGGGTTGAAGCGGTTAGAGTTATCAGACCTACTACACAGGTGATCACGTGTTTCATTTCATTAAACAGAGGTGATCGAGCAAAACTCTCTGGTCCTTTCAGTCGAGACATAATCTCGGAAAGCGAGAACCAGAGAACGAGCGAATGAGAGAAACTGATGTATGTACTCGttatatattcattttaaaatgagtgtcaaatttcaaataattgaatCTACTATGACATTTGTCATCTCAAAAATCGCGGTATGCAAGAAGTTCGAATTTTAAACAAAAGATCCGAAGATAAAACACTATACATGTGTTACTATTCACGCGGTCATTACACTTGCCAAAGAGAACACGTATACAATCAGTCACCCATGTCGGTTAGGACCTttcgtcctaacccagacctaacccagacctttcgtCCTAACCGACATGGGGGCCGGAGGAATAAAAATCATATGCAACTCACGAATTCTTATTGTTACTCACAACGGCCcggcattggtcagcattggtcagcattggtcagcattggtcagcattggtcagtcctggtcactcctggtcactcctggtcactcctggtcactcctggtcagctCAGTTCACTAATGGCCAGAGGTAGGCCCCCGAATTcgcgagacccgatccccctggGAGACCCAGGGGTACTGAGTGAGTACGCTAGCAGTGACTCCTTATACCTCTTTCTAAGGTGGAAGAGTGGGGAGGCGGAGACCAAGTTGACAGTTAAAGACAGTTTGGTCTACCGAAGAACTATTTCGGTTGGCCCTACCTTTTGGATTCCTGGACCTTTGATCTTGATGtcagcctcactgttgaccatcgatgaccattacctaatcgttgttgaccagcgaataaccaacgacccattaaaaccacgaccaagtcgaagattaaagccttcttacaaggATCCCCTTAAAATTTAGCgacgatctttttaacattttgttccattttgaaggagtgtatctcaagactaggaaataaaaaataaatgttaatcggacatcGCGGATAATCGGTACAATAAGACATACAGTAAGGAGCACAAGTGACCACAAGTAACTCCCATAGATTCTCTATATTGAGATCGAGGCTCTGTGCAGgccaatacaaaccagaaaatttttTAGTATTGAGCCAATTTTTCACACTTTTAGCAGTGTGCTTAGGGTCTCGATCATGCatgaaaattacattttcttctTCGAATGGCATATTTTCAACAGCATCTGTGAGATGATCTTATAAAATATCTTTATACATATACTGATTCATGATGCCAGTGAGAGCAAGGATAGACTCACATTCACCGCCTTCCTCGAATctccgaagctatacgaaacgccagaactcatatacaaggtggttgtgcattgtgtgtataagtggaggggcagtttcctttgggCACAGGtttgccgtctgataatactgcactgtctttttcaatccctcccatagttaacccacatgtatttacgcacacattacagctttctgcccatcaatactaattcagtgaatagtttctcaactgaccgccatccatgagaagaggccgctaaaatcatctccgaattttcaggtcggtatggcagtcagattcgtcCGCAAAAGTCCATAAattgataggtctactcgtatacctcgtctgtggtggtACCCACGAAGAACTTTTcattcgtgggtaacaccgattaccaggtctcaccactaggaggttgctgcgaccggaaacccgaagggagataagtGGGATGCGAGTTCCAATCGAAATTCCATACCTCGTTTGTGATAATTTCAATTGACGTCGATACTACTTGGATTTCGTCCTAGATAGCAACGATTTTGCAAACGATACATTCGTATCGTATAAGTagagtaaaaaaaatattatttttagttgacaaCGATGGTGCAAGACGTACTCAAAGGCGACCAAATTGAAACTATGGAGGAGCCATCGCAGTTCGAGGAGAGGCTAATGAATATAGAAGACAATCTCAACAATTTGGACCAGGCTATGAAGAATTTGCAAATAATCGTTCACATGAGCGAGGAAGAGGGAACAGAAATTGTTCGCGAGACAACAGCTGATAAGGAGGAGACGCAGATGTCGACGCAACGAGTCTCTttgagccagattctgggtggaGTAGACATTAAACAAATGAAAGAAGATGTGCAGGGTTTGCAGCAGGACGTTTCTACGATACGCGACGACTTGAACAGTATCAAAGAGAAAATTTCCAACGCGCCCACTGGTAAATCGATCCAAATATCGCGCTTAGCTCTTTGAAAAGAGATCCCTTTTTCCAACTaatcaatttcaaaataaaatttttatatccaCTCGGTGTATCGATATCACTaaagaaataaaaacaaatagtTCCCAAGACGGAAACCACATCGTCGCAGCAGGAACCAGCTCCGGAACAGGAAGTCGCGGATAAGAAACAGGAGAAGCGCGCGGAAAAGGTGAAAGAAGAAGTTCAAAGTCCGAAAACAGCGGATAAAAAAGATACGCAAACCGAGGAAACAACGCAGGTGAAAACATCAGCGAAACCTGAAGAGACGACAGCCATGGATCTCGAAGAAACGATGGACTCGAATACGCTGAAATCTATAAACGAACGCATATTAAAGTTGGAGAAGGATCTGGTGTGTTTGACCGAGAAAGTTGACAGCGCGCCGATGGCAGGCACTACTGGCAGCGCCGAGCTGGACGAATTGGTCTCGACGATCCATGGGATCCAGACTGAAATGGAGAAACTGAATCAAACTGCGGATCGTTTGATCGACGATCGCGAAAATCGCGAAGTGCATCTCAACGTCAGTTGATTATAATTTCTTTAATCGTTGTACCTCAACTAGCAATCTGAAATTTACATCTTGGAATTCACTGTTTACATCGACCTCTTTGACAATTATATAATAATTGTTTTCCCATTTCAGGCTCTGTTGGAACAAGTAGAGCTTCTGAAGACGATAAAGGCGGATAGGGAAGATCTCGAGGACGCGCTTGCCGATAAAGCAGACGCTCAGGCGATAAACCGAAAGGTCGAGGAACCATCGATTATTATTATAacctaatatattaaatattataaaaagtgTTTTCTCGTTCAGGTGTCTTACGACCAGTTCGACGCTGCATGCGACGATCTTGCACAAGGCTTGGAGGAGGCCATTGGCAAATTGGGAAAGCAAGAATCGATTTGGCAGCAAACGCTGGACGAGGTGCAGAAGGAGATCGAAGGAAAAGTGGATAAGATAGAAATGACACCGTTGAAGGACTTCGTCAGCAATCGATTCAAGTCGTTGCAGGATAAGCTGAAGAGCGTGGCTGAAATGAGACAGGAATCCGAGGCTGCTGGTTCTAAGAAGATGCTcaggttttaaaaaaattgttaatcacGGTGTCGATTAATATAGATACCATTAACACGGTTTATGTGTGAAATTAGGGACGTCCAGTGCATATCATGCGACAAGAACGTCGTCATGAAAATGGAGGAtaccaataaaatgaaaatggaaCCGTTGCCTTGTACGTTGAGTATGAAGCCATATCTGACCTACGAATTGGATCAAATCAGGAAGCAACAGAAGAGATTGCCTCACAGCAGAAATATGATTCAATTCGAGGCAGTGTTGCAGGAGGAGGCGAAAAAACAAAAGAGTGCTAGGGCTGAATCGCTCGTAAAAACTCCTAGGTAAACACTACATTGTGAACTATTACTTAATATTTAtacagtgttcggccaaccctgggaaaaattttaatgagagattctagaggccaaaataagacgaattttaagaataccaatttgttgattgaggtttcattaaaaagttattaacaaaattattgttgaaaattattaataaaatttgtccacccacacgaatttttttctcgaaagtgcataggatttcgggggtatgtctattcaccaaaaatgagcaTACATTTTAGTATTATAGATCCAGAATTATTATACATATTAACAATATTGCTTCGATTTTGAGGGATCATCTGGTCAATCGATATTGCGGCGGAAGTCACACGGTTACGACTCCTCATCAAAGAGTAACGCGAGTAGGTCACTTCCTCACTCAATGGGGACCGGAAATAGTGCAGTTGACGGAAGGAATGGTGAGAGGAACGGATGGAAAGATGTATAGGAGCCGACCAATGCCAGGCAAATTCGATGTCTGCGGACCTACATGTTGCGAAGATCACGGCGACGAGGCTAAACCTACGGTGATTGTTTCATTTTCAATATAATTATGCAGTTTGGAAATTAATCGAACTATTTCAGGAGCGACAACCGGTTTCACCACAGCCACGGAAGAGTTCTGAGAGACAAGCCTCGATTAGTTCAAGTAAATATTACAAGTTTTTAAAGCCATGCAATTGTGAATTGTTTTCACAGAAACTGTTACACCTtaataagaaatttaaattataattgttaTTTGAAACAGAAATATCGCaaccatttttaaaaaatgtaatgtTTACATTATAACTAGTCTGTAAGGAACATTTTAATGTTGCAATCGTCGTTTTTTCAGGAAGAAGAAGCTCAAAGAAGGTGTCTAAAGAACTAAGTAAAGGATCAGCGAGAATAGAGGAGGTAAATATCTCgtaaaataaaacaattaaaGAATTTATTGAAATGTGTTAATCTGTGTTGGCAGCTTGCAGTAGAATCTGAAACAGAGAAACCCGATGCATTCCCACACCATATAGACTCGCATATGGACGAAGTCATTCATTACGACGACGAAGAGGAAATGGAGGATCGCGATTAAACAAAATTGTAATTGTCCATTTTATGATACGTTTCACAACGGAAATTTGCATAGTATAAGCCCAATTTTATAAGAACATACACGATGtaatatagaaaataaattttataattttaattagatcTGCCACTAACAACATTTTGTAGCGACAGTATAATTCTTACCTTCGAAGATTTTCGAAATACTTTCGAAATATTCTTCTTATAGCTTTCCATTGACTCACACCTTCGAAATAAATGCTTTCTTCGTTCGTTTTTAAGCCAGCAAATAAGGTTTCGTTGCCACTGAAACATGCACAGAGTGCATATGTTTTTAAACCCCtgtttacagaaattttattatcttcTATATCGATAAAGAAAAATCAAACTCGGAAGAAACGATACGAGAAAAGATTGTGGAAACTCGACGAAATGCGTGTTCGTTTTATTAAATGTTTTATTATTAAGAGGGAGTTTCGGAGTACACAAGACTATCTAGTGAAGTCGATTTGGAACATCGGTGGTCTGTCATGCTAAAAACAAAAATACTGGATCGCACCACATATCGCGACAGCACTAGATCGCTCTTCGTTATTGCACATCACACCGTTCGAAATCCGTTTACATGCGAGAGCTATTACGCGACTCTCTCGATTGTTTATATATATCGGGCTTGCTTCTCGATTACTTCCGATCTCACGGTTGTACCTTCTATATAAAGGACTATGCGCTAATATTCTGGtaataatatatattcatgTATACGTGTACTGTGTATACGTCGGAGCTAAATGCTACGTCATATAAATTTCAAGGTACAGGAAGTATCTACAAGTCAATGTCTACCACATAATTTACTGCCTCGTTTCGTTTATCCTTTGGTAAGTGGCGGTTAATCTACGTTTCTCTAAGACCTACAGAGATTACCATGAATTTACTTCGCTATGATCTTACGGGGTTAAATCAATGGTATACACGGAAACCATGACGTAAGATCATTGGCTATAACGACACAATGCAATAAATAGAATgtcaaataaatatatatagagtATACTTTTCATAATCATCCGTTAGGAGGGGGACAATATAATGTCTTAAACGTTAACATGGATATGCATTATCGATTACAGTTAATAATACTGGCAGCTTAAAGTACAACGTGTAACTGTACCTGTACGTGTGTCTGTGTAGGTGTGTGTGTCTATGTGTGTATTACGTTGAAACCTAACTGAAGGAAAACGGTAGAGAGTGCCGTGTGCAACGCTGAAAACCGATCGAAAACGATCCAATGAACGAAACCACGTAATGACTAGTATCAAGAGGATAACGAGTAGTACGGTTCCCATCAGTGATCGCCTAACTGTTGGACGAAATTATTCCAGGCTTCTACCGTGATTCCGCGGCACTCGCTACGCGCATAGTGGGCTCCAAAAAGGTTCGCTTAATCGATGTCATAAGTAAAACGTATGGTTTCGGTTACGAACCAATAAAATTTCCCTCACAACCGTTCGCGAATCGAAATCCTTATCATCGAAATAATTATTGTAACACCACGGACGTCTCTCGTGTCGCACCTGATCGCGCGTCGTTGCTGGCTACCCAATATTAAATAATAGCGTCTTAACGATTACCGTTGCTGTTCTTACTATATTCTAATATTAGTGTTGTTATTATTaatgttattattaatattattattatcgttaccATAATCGTACCGTACGAGAATATTGCACACAGCGACCAACAGACACGGACAAAGGGAACTAAGTAACAGATCACAGGTGAAACTAGGCTATCTctgtaacaaattgatatcaCATGAAAAAATATGTATCGGTTGCCATCTCTCACAAAAATCTCCCAAAAATAAGAGACTGTCGGACGGATGACCCGAGCGACGAGCCATCGATGATTCGGATTGGCTGACCTCGATCGTCCCTTCGCTCCTTTTCGATCCTCACTTCCGTATTTGACATCTTTTTCGCGCCCACTCTCTGCTCCTTTCTCTCATCTTTTTCTCGCATTACCAACCCGAAGTAAACAGTCGATTCGCTTGCTGGTCCGAGCCCAATCGCTCATCAACGACGACGAACAACTTAAACCCTGATTAAATGATTACGATTAGCTGTAAAGTTTGGCATTTCGACCGCGGTCCTTTCGACTCACCGTCCTCACACGTTTACTCCTCGCACGAACgaacaaaaaaagaaacacgACTTACATAGCTCTTCTTTGGCTTCCAGCTCCGTCGTAGTGGCCAACGCCGGCCATCTACGTGTGTATCTAAACCTAAATACGTATTACCACGCAACCTTCTCGGATTATCAGCTTGTACGACTCTGATCCCATCGATAGTTTTCTTACACGGAACGCCGTGGCCTCGACGGCCACCAAGGAACAACCATTTTGTAAAGCTCTCGCCTCAAAAGACGATTCCTGAAACGACTCGGCCCTCGAACACCCATAAATTCGTCCATCTCCCGCGATAAAGCGTTTTAGAATCTATCCGTTTTAGAGTTCCTCTCTCGACTCTGACCTCTCTCTGCTCGTAGCTATTCCATCGCGACTCTACCGTACGCGAATTCTCCGTCGCCCCGAAATGCAAGAGGAACGAAATCTCGAATCCGAAATCCACTACGCGAAAATAAAAGGTTCACGCGACAGTCGTTTCGGGGGGAGGGCAAAGGTTAAGTTCACCGATGAATCTCGATCGCTTCCCCGAATACGGCGGCTGATAAAAAGCTCTACGAACGCACGGACTTTAAGGGATCGCGTGAACGAGCAAGATTATATTCTCGAGATCGCTCGCTAAGCCTACAGAAACTTTTCACTGATTTGTACTGTGTTGCACCCGCGAACAGTTCCGATTCCTGACTTGTTCTTCCACGCTTCGTGGCTCGCTGGTCTCCCGTCGGAAGCTCGGGAAGTTCGTCGCGAAGACGCGAGACGAAAATGGAAATTTAATGGAAGTACGATGCGCGTCGAATATGCACGGTAATCAAAGCTCTTCGCGACGTATTGTTTTCTACGATGTTttcctttcttttctttcttacTCGTCGCGAACGTTCGACGTCATCTTTCGAGCCTCTGCGTTTTCGGAATAAACGGGATATCAAAAAGTAGGAGCGCCTTAAACGGCGCTACGATAGATGCGCTACAAAAGCTGAGCTATGACCGGATGCAGAAGACACATGTGCTCGGCACCGCGTATGGGCAGACGGTTCACGCTGAAGTGACGAACCATTTCCGGTATGCTGTCGAACGGCTTGCTGAACTGGCCCAGAATGTACGCGTTCAGGTCCTCGTTCTTCTGAATACGCATATGCATGAAACCTCGGGCGCTCCTGAAAATTTAAAAGGTTTTTCTGAGCCTTTGACCATTATTGAGGTAATAGTACGTAGAATCAGGTCTATAATAACGTTTAGATGCATGTAAACAAGCAAAAATGCAGTTGTTTACTTGGTTAATGCAGTTGTTTAGATGTCGCTTCTATTGAATTAGGAGCATTCAAATGCATTTGTTTTCATTGCTTTACAGTCAGAAGAACTAGAGCACTAACACAGCAATTCGTATCCATTATCGAATTACTTGACGAATTCAAAGTCGTATTCGAGTTCAAAGAGTCGAAAATTACATCCATAATTGTGAATACCAATTTAGTTAAATTTCTCAACAATTAATAgcgatagaaaaaaaattttttaaagcgAAGCTCGTCAAAAATAGAGCATTTGTAGCATTTTGTCAACATTTTACAGCGGTACATTGTAGCACATGTACCAAAGTATAATTAATTGACAGGAAAGAGCTACAACGTTCTGAACTGCCTTTAAAGAACAGCGAATGCGAAATCCCGATTTCATATTCATCGTCGAGATACATTTGTCGGGAAGTTTCGTGTAAAGAAGAAATGGCGTAGCGCCAAGCGAAAAGTATCAAGGCTGTATGCATACGTATAACTTACTTCAGCGATAGAGAATAATCCTGTTTGGTCGATTCGCTGTTCCTCACCAAATAACTTCCTTCTCTCAGAAGTCGTAGGACAGCTTCCGCCTCGATTCTCGTGATGGATCCGTGGTACCACCTGTAAGACAAACGACGAAACATTAGCTTCTTTTCGATCGCAAAAACATTTTGCGAATGTCTCAACCCCTTTCCATACAATAACCAGTCTGACTCTGGTCAACAAGTCTTATATATtagaatcaacacatttttacgttcctcgtacaaataaatttaaataaaattgaatagtacacgtttgaaaaattatttggaattgcaTTGTACGTCAAAGAATTAAACGCGATCGTAAGAGAAATAAACGAATAATTAAGCCTAAAGAGTataatgaaacaaaattcgATTTGAAGTACATTTGTTAGAAATAGTGTAAATATCAGAAATCATTGCTTCCCCGAGTGACTCAAAAGTTAAAATTAACATTTTAATGataattgaaattttgaaatgACTCGTCAGTTACGTAACTACGATTGACAAATAAGTCTGAAGTTGTGGCTATATTTTTAAATCTTTTTTGTACGCGTGACTTTTGTTGAGAATCGCTGGTGTAGACGACCGTCAGACGCGACAGAATGTTTCGTGGACTAATAAATTCGAAGGACGTACCCTTGTCTCTCGAGAGGAAGGTCCACGTCAACGAGATCGGCGGATCCACGGGCGGTGCTAATCTCCAGTGGCAATCCAAGGCTCAGACCTCCTGGTTTTTTCGGGGCAAACTGACCGGGGTTCCCGACGCTGTTCGTCCCGTTACCGGCGTCCAGATTCAGTGTCATCTTCGGACGCGCCAGACCGCCGCCTGAAATGAGTCATGCGACAGTTAGACGCCGCGAAATTCCCCTGGGGGGTAAACATCGATTATACGTATACACGTAGACGCCAGGAGGAACGTCCCGGCGCAGACTTTATGGCCCGCCATCGTAATTGGAACAAATCGGAACTCGGTTCCGCTTAAGATTCACGGCGATAGGAAGCGAATTCCAGTCGATATGTCGCGACAGATTACGCGAAAAGATTCCAACAAAAGATTCATCGAAAAAAGAACGACGTTTGGAAGCTTTTCAGAAAGGAAAAGCACGCCATAGAAAGAACTGTAACTTTTTGTGATCTATATACCGCTTTTTATATCATtttctttaacacgttgactgcccatATCAGACGAAACTGTGTTTCcagacaattttatttttattgctttgttaaaatttaagagtcctatctagatttattttctttaacatccaaTCTTGTCACCTCTATGTACGCGTGATCATAACCGAGTTATTAATGCTTTAGCAAAAGTATAGCCGGTCGTTGGTTTCGACGGTAAAACGAAGATGAAAATGAAAACAATTGCTTTACAGCCTTCAACCAGTTGT includes:
- the LOC143344903 gene encoding uncharacterized protein LOC143344903 translates to MVSSLKAGPSLRLHEYSVIDASGNVKENVRGADALNVKVDVVASVKDAEPESEDTMKTKGTRQEIGPGREGKSETIIYVEPIVDGAAPTALGFKRLEKTVNELQQRFQALEELPTNPELIERLKGKFTDPLTDVWQIINITKRLDASEQGIDKLTTMVQDVLKGDQIETMEEPSQFEERLMNIEDNLNNLDQAMKNLQIIVHMSEEEGTEIVRETTADKEETQMSTQRVSLSQILGGVDIKQMKEDVQGLQQDVSTIRDDLNSIKEKISNAPTVPKTETTSSQQEPAPEQEVADKKQEKRAEKVKEEVQSPKTADKKDTQTEETTQVKTSAKPEETTAMDLEETMDSNTLKSINERILKLEKDLVCLTEKVDSAPMAGTTGSAELDELVSTIHGIQTEMEKLNQTADRLIDDRENREVHLNALLEQVELLKTIKADREDLEDALADKADAQAINRKVSYDQFDAACDDLAQGLEEAIGKLGKQESIWQQTLDEVQKEIEGKVDKIEMTPLKDFVSNRFKSLQDKLKSVAEMRQESEAAGSKKMLRDVQCISCDKNVVMKMEDTNKMKMEPLPCTLSMKPYLTYELDQIRKQQKRLPHSRNMIQFEAVLQEEAKKQKSARAESLVKTPRDHLVNRYCGGSHTVTTPHQRVTRVGHFLTQWGPEIVQLTEGMVRGTDGKMYRSRPMPGKFDVCGPTCCEDHGDEAKPTERQPVSPQPRKSSERQASISSRRRSSKKVSKELSKGSARIEELAVESETEKPDAFPHHIDSHMDEVIHYDDEEEMEDRD